In one Aricia agestis chromosome 5, ilAriAges1.1, whole genome shotgun sequence genomic region, the following are encoded:
- the LOC121726796 gene encoding cytochrome b-c1 complex subunit 10-like — protein sequence MRLGRKQAEIAASFLPSLLGFGASAFAGMLYFTDWKVIVTNIPYYNGKFKDLPQEE from the coding sequence ATGCGTTTGGGAAGAAAACAGGCTGAAATTGCTGCAAGTTTTCTACCGTCTCTGCTTGGATTTGGAGCATCAGCATTTGCAGGAATGCTGTACTTCACAGATTGGAAGGTAATCGTTACCAACATCCCCTATTACAATGGAAAATTCAAGGATCTGCCACAAGAAGAATAA